Proteins co-encoded in one Halorussus vallis genomic window:
- a CDS encoding cupredoxin domain-containing protein yields the protein MHGNQTHDEQTHEDGPRVPLPATPDGSRGGSDGARTDDSERARPNDSEGEGGDSVAGVTRRSFIRTAAGSAAAAAGGAAAASDEVAGTQDIAQRFYIGGEVAGWQGLERGPIDAGVVNPTLNFVAGQRYQVTWENLDGAPHNFVIQTEEGQDLVTTDTVTEQGATASVTFTATPAMAQYICVYHQSTMVGDIEVQGGAQEQGGGGGGTSIPPQYLLLVAAIAMAFLSPLLFALFLFSRDRGPGEGGAPSR from the coding sequence ATGCACGGAAATCAGACGCACGACGAGCAGACGCACGAGGACGGGCCTCGCGTCCCGCTCCCCGCGACTCCCGACGGGAGTCGCGGCGGCTCGGACGGCGCTCGGACGGACGACTCCGAGCGCGCGCGGCCGAACGATTCCGAGGGCGAGGGTGGCGATTCGGTCGCCGGCGTGACGCGCCGTTCGTTCATCCGGACCGCCGCCGGAAGTGCCGCGGCCGCCGCGGGCGGTGCGGCGGCGGCCAGCGACGAGGTCGCGGGGACTCAAGACATCGCACAGCGGTTCTACATCGGCGGTGAGGTCGCCGGCTGGCAGGGCCTCGAACGCGGGCCGATAGACGCCGGGGTCGTGAATCCGACGCTGAACTTCGTGGCGGGCCAGCGCTACCAGGTCACCTGGGAGAACCTCGACGGCGCGCCCCACAACTTCGTGATACAGACCGAGGAGGGCCAGGACCTCGTCACCACGGACACCGTCACCGAGCAAGGAGCGACCGCCTCGGTGACGTTCACCGCCACGCCGGCCATGGCCCAGTACATCTGCGTCTACCACCAGTCGACGATGGTCGGCGACATCGAGGTTCAGGGCGGGGCCCAGGAGCAGGGCGGCGGAGGCGGCGGTACCAGTATTCCGCCGCAGTACCTCCTGCTGGTCGCGGCCATCGCGATGGCGTTCCTCTCACCGCTCCTGTTCGCGCTGTTCCTCTTCTCGCGCGACAGGGGACCGGGCGAAGGGGGAGCGCCGAGCAGATGA
- a CDS encoding carbohydrate kinase family protein, giving the protein MTDADADATADPDVLVSGETLVDFLPDSSGPLADVENFSRRAGGAPANVAVALARLEETPWFWTRVGADPFGDFLADTLASYELPDRFVERDPEASTALAFVSHDEAADRAFTFYRDGTADTRLEPGRVSDADLDAVDWVYVGGVMLAADPGRTATLDLAERASARDCTVVFDPNARPELWDGADYAGLVAEMLPFADVVKATPEDLEAAGFDGESPESLARSVCDLDGRSGESARAGPHTLLLTLGDAGSFASSTDDAPWGAGAVSHSGYEVDPVDTTGAGDAFTAGALAALAGGEASLSEVLGFANAVAALTTTAAGAMTALPTREEVRAFRES; this is encoded by the coding sequence ATGACCGACGCCGACGCCGACGCCACGGCCGACCCCGACGTGCTCGTGTCGGGCGAGACGCTCGTCGACTTCCTGCCCGACAGCTCCGGACCGCTCGCCGACGTGGAGAACTTCTCCCGGCGGGCGGGCGGCGCACCCGCCAACGTCGCGGTGGCGCTCGCTCGCCTCGAGGAGACGCCGTGGTTCTGGACCCGCGTCGGCGCCGACCCCTTCGGCGATTTCCTCGCCGACACGCTCGCGTCCTACGAGCTTCCCGACCGGTTCGTCGAGCGCGACCCCGAGGCCTCGACCGCGCTGGCGTTCGTCAGCCACGACGAGGCGGCCGACCGCGCGTTCACCTTCTACCGCGACGGCACGGCCGACACCCGACTCGAACCCGGCCGGGTCTCCGACGCCGACCTCGACGCGGTCGACTGGGTGTACGTCGGCGGCGTCATGCTCGCGGCCGACCCCGGCCGCACCGCAACGCTCGACCTCGCCGAGCGCGCGTCGGCCCGCGACTGTACCGTGGTCTTCGACCCGAACGCCCGGCCCGAACTCTGGGACGGAGCCGACTACGCGGGGTTGGTCGCCGAGATGCTCCCGTTCGCCGACGTGGTGAAGGCGACGCCGGAGGACCTCGAAGCGGCGGGCTTCGACGGCGAGAGCCCCGAGTCGCTCGCCCGGTCGGTCTGCGACCTCGACGGCCGGAGCGGCGAATCCGCGCGGGCCGGACCCCACACGCTCCTGCTCACGCTCGGCGACGCGGGGTCGTTCGCCTCCTCGACCGACGACGCTCCCTGGGGCGCGGGCGCGGTCTCCCACAGCGGGTACGAGGTCGACCCCGTCGACACGACCGGCGCGGGCGACGCGTTCACCGCGGGGGCGCTGGCCGCGTTGGCCGGCGGCGAGGCGTCGCTGTCGGAAGTCCTCGGCTTCGCCAACGCCGTGGCCGCGCTGACCACGACGGCGGCCGGCGCGATGACCGCGCTCCCGACCCGCGAGGAGGTCCGGGCGTTCCGGGAGTCCTGA
- a CDS encoding MazG-like family protein, which yields MDEQRRVADFLAANDMETSPEFRLLDLVSELGEVAKEVNESTGYGADPDAVEIADDELGDALFALLALAESTDIDAGDALDVALAKYERRIAAKGEASSGE from the coding sequence ATGGACGAACAGCGGCGAGTCGCCGACTTTCTGGCGGCCAACGACATGGAGACGTCCCCCGAGTTCCGCCTGCTCGACCTGGTTTCGGAACTCGGCGAAGTCGCCAAGGAGGTCAACGAGTCGACCGGCTACGGCGCGGATCCGGACGCGGTCGAAATCGCCGACGACGAACTCGGCGACGCACTGTTCGCGTTGCTCGCGCTCGCGGAGTCGACGGACATCGACGCCGGGGACGCGCTCGACGTCGCGCTGGCGAAGTACGAGCGCCGAATCGCCGCGAAGGGCGAAGCGTCCTCGGGCGAGTAG
- a CDS encoding twin-arginine translocation signal domain-containing protein codes for MDRRDFLTRATVAGATVALGALGGCLSSGAGGAGEGTTADETQTPGTEEPTPTTADATPTSNPETTNSETTCDPMHESELRAEEISSAVDGAIRFSDLPKDERRLLDRAISAGTYRTCEEVSRAFRSFAHRANERTNDDFEAYLVRDGTYYDLYVRIGDQVFAA; via the coding sequence ATGGACCGACGCGACTTCCTGACCCGGGCGACCGTCGCGGGTGCGACGGTCGCACTCGGCGCGCTCGGTGGCTGTCTCTCGTCCGGAGCCGGCGGCGCGGGCGAGGGGACGACCGCCGACGAGACGCAGACACCTGGGACCGAGGAGCCGACCCCGACGACCGCCGACGCGACCCCGACCTCGAATCCCGAAACCACGAATTCGGAGACGACGTGCGACCCGATGCACGAGAGCGAACTCCGTGCCGAGGAGATTTCGTCGGCCGTCGACGGCGCGATTCGCTTCTCGGACCTCCCGAAGGACGAACGCCGTCTCCTCGACCGGGCGATTTCGGCGGGCACCTACCGGACTTGCGAGGAGGTGTCGCGGGCGTTTCGGTCGTTCGCCCACCGAGCGAACGAGCGCACGAACGACGACTTCGAGGCGTATCTCGTCCGGGACGGGACCTACTACGACCTCTACGTCAGAATCGGCGACCAGGTGTTCGCGGCGTAG
- a CDS encoding YbaK/EbsC family protein, protein MHARAREFAEQAREEYGFDPKVEEFPEGTKTAADAADAVGCDVAQIASSIAMRAGEDLVVVVTSGANRVSEAKLADALGVEESTVRMADADEIKEALGWSIGGVPPFCHASDAPVYVDETLTEFETVWAAAGTPEAVFPVDPDRLQELSGGEVVDVAE, encoded by the coding sequence ATGCACGCGAGAGCGCGGGAGTTCGCCGAGCAGGCGCGCGAGGAGTACGGCTTCGACCCCAAGGTCGAGGAGTTCCCCGAGGGGACCAAGACGGCGGCCGACGCCGCCGACGCCGTCGGCTGTGACGTCGCCCAGATAGCCAGCAGCATCGCGATGCGGGCGGGCGAGGACCTCGTCGTGGTCGTCACCAGCGGCGCGAACCGGGTGAGCGAGGCGAAGTTGGCCGACGCGCTCGGCGTCGAGGAGTCGACGGTCAGGATGGCCGACGCCGACGAGATAAAGGAGGCGCTCGGCTGGTCCATCGGCGGCGTGCCGCCGTTCTGCCACGCCTCAGACGCCCCCGTCTACGTCGACGAGACGCTGACGGAGTTCGAGACGGTGTGGGCCGCCGCCGGGACGCCGGAGGCCGTCTTCCCCGTCGACCCCGACCGCCTCCAAGAACTCTCGGGCGGCGAAGTCGTCGACGTGGCCGAGTGA